The Gemmatimonadales bacterium genome includes the window CCAGCCGGTCCTGGCGCGTGGGCATCCCGGTGAGGATGCCGTCGTAATCCCGCAGCGACTGGCGCATCAGCACGCCGTTCGGCGTGAGCTCGTAGACCCGGAACTCGGTGCTGTGGTTGCTGCCGCGCATCTTCATGATGGCGAGCACCTTGAGCAGCTCGCCCTCCACCTCGAGGTAGCGCTGGGTGATGATATCGTCGGTGAGAAAGGAGACGCGATACCCGGTGAGCCGCAGCCCCTCGCTGGCATCCACCACTTCGACGGTCGAGAAGATGGTGACGCCGAGTCCGGTGAGCGTGCCGATGAGGCGGTAGAGGGACTCCCGGAAATCCTCCCGAAACGTCGGGGCCAGCGCCATCTCGAATCCCGAAATCGAATCGATGACGACGCGGGTCGCGTCGATTTCGCGCACCGCGGTGCGGATTTCCTCCAGCGTCTCGTCCACCGACAGATCGAGCGGCCGGAGGTACATGATGCGGAGCCGGCCGTCGCGCAGGGCCGCCCGGAAATCTACGCCCGAGGACCTGGCCTGGTTGAGATAGACGTCGGGGTGCTCCTCGAACACCGCGATCACCACATGCTCGCCGGCGCGGAGCCCGGCCGCGACGAACTGGGTCGCGAACGTCGTCTTGCCGGTGCCGGTCGAGCCCGCGAGCACCAGCGAATCGCCGGCCGGTATGCCGCCGTCCATCATCTCGTCGAGGCCCGGAATCCCGGTCGAAAGCCGCGCGCCTCTGGCGCGCCGGCCGGTGTCGGGCCGCTCGGGAATCCGGGGAAATACCTGCACGCCCCGATCGGTGATGCGCATCGTATGGAGGCCGGGCATGAGCGCCATGCCCCGCGCCTTCACGACCTGGAGCTTGCGCACCACCGAGTTGCGGTCCGGCGCCTGGGAGAGCCAGAGGATGCCGTCGGCGACGGTGAAGACCGGATTGCGCAACTCCTGCTCCTCGTACTCCCCGATGAGGAAGGAGGTGACCTCCCAGGTCGTGAGGTGGAGGGCCAGGCGCTGCA containing:
- a CDS encoding ATPase domain-containing protein, whose product is MPKKRARVKPARERSERKRAPLELLPTGVPGLDEVLGGGLPALSFNLIAGGPGTGKTTLAMQLMFANASAEHPALYFTLLGETSLKMLRYQQLFEFFDRARVGSAIHFHNLSEEVMDGDLGAVLARIVEEVDRIRPAWVVIDSFRSLARTGAEEQSDRALDRFVQRLALHLTTWEVTSFLIGEYEEQELRNPVFTVADGILWLSQAPDRNSVVRKLQVVKARGMALMPGLHTMRITDRGVQVFPRIPERPDTGRRARGARLSTGIPGLDEMMDGGIPAGDSLVLAGSTGTGKTTFATQFVAAGLRAGEHVVIAVFEEHPDVYLNQARSSGVDFRAALRDGRLRIMYLRPLDLSVDETLEEIRTAVREIDATRVVIDSISGFEMALAPTFREDFRESLYRLIGTLTGLGVTIFSTVEVVDASEGLRLTGYRVSFLTDDIITQRYLEVEGELLKVLAIMKMRGSNHSTEFRVYELTPNGVLMRQSLRDYDGILTGMPTRQDRLGHGRYPGLTEQEILVLEAIVRWGAESRSAIEEQTGLAREALDAILDRLIQLRYVSHTGTMFRGVAQPRGP